A DNA window from Pseudodesulfovibrio thermohalotolerans contains the following coding sequences:
- a CDS encoding cation-transporting P-type ATPase, with the protein METLLKKHWHHLEGSEAARFLDVDPAGGLDEFEVEQRSERFGKNLISGKKSRTALQRFLLQFHQPLVYILVAAGVVTAFLGEWIDSGVIFGVVLVNAVVGHIQESKAVRALDALSSSLSAEALVLRAGKAVRVPAAEVVPGDVVLLRSGDKVPADLRLLSDRELRVDESMLTGESLPVDKDSAPLSRDTVLAERKGMVYAGTLVSSGQGAGVAVATGNHTEIGRISGLIDAADELETPLTRKISRFSHVLLVSILILAAASFVFGVLRDEPVSEMFMAAVALAVGAIPEGLPAAVTIILALGVSRMAGRKAIIRRLPAVETLGGTTVICSDKTGTLTENQMTVQEIFAGGASYAVSGLGYSPEGEVQPVADHGLPDEALVGCLRAGALCNDSRIRLRDGRHQVEGDPTEGALLVSAGKYGLDTAREQREYGRVDVLPFDSKWRYMATLHDLPGGKGRVACLKGAVERVLDCCKSAMLPSGDVVELDAEAVIEAQHAMAAKGLRVLAFAYKVLPEDAWLERSESCMGMVFLGLQGMIDPPREEAKAAIAACLSAGVKVKMITGDHARTAEAIGMRLGLRGGDCATGLDCPVMTGREIAELSDAELTEQVSGIPVFARVSPEQKLRLVMALQRNGEVCAMTGDGVNDAPALKQADIGVAMGITGTEVAKEAADMVLTDDNFATIAAAVEEGRGVFSNLVKFIAWTLPTNAGEGLVILAAVLFGAALPILPVQILWINMTTAGCLGLMLAFEPMEPGIMDRPPRRPERPILDGAILRRIGIVSLLLLVCAFGLFKWELAFGASMEAARTVAVNVFVMVEAFYLLNARSFTRSPFALGLTTNKWVLGGFGIMVALQLFYTYAPVMHGLFSSAPLGPWQWGRVVGCGVAAYLVVELDKKLSPSDL; encoded by the coding sequence CTACAGCGGTTTCTGCTCCAGTTCCATCAGCCCCTCGTCTACATCCTCGTCGCGGCGGGCGTGGTGACCGCCTTTCTCGGCGAGTGGATCGATTCGGGCGTCATTTTCGGCGTTGTCCTGGTCAACGCGGTGGTCGGACACATCCAGGAATCCAAGGCCGTCAGGGCGCTGGACGCCCTGTCCTCCAGCCTGAGCGCCGAGGCCCTGGTCTTGCGCGCCGGAAAGGCGGTCCGGGTTCCAGCGGCGGAGGTGGTTCCCGGCGACGTGGTGCTTCTGCGCAGCGGAGACAAGGTCCCGGCGGATTTGCGCCTTCTGTCGGACCGGGAACTGCGCGTGGACGAATCCATGCTCACCGGCGAGTCGCTGCCCGTGGACAAGGACTCCGCCCCCCTGTCCAGGGATACGGTCCTGGCCGAGCGCAAGGGCATGGTTTATGCGGGCACCCTGGTCAGCTCGGGGCAGGGTGCGGGAGTGGCCGTGGCCACGGGCAACCACACCGAGATCGGCCGCATCTCCGGGCTTATCGACGCGGCTGACGAGCTGGAGACGCCGCTCACCCGCAAGATCAGCCGGTTCAGCCATGTGCTTTTGGTGTCCATCCTTATACTGGCTGCGGCCTCATTCGTCTTCGGGGTGCTTCGCGACGAGCCCGTGAGCGAGATGTTCATGGCCGCCGTGGCCCTGGCCGTGGGAGCCATTCCCGAGGGTTTGCCCGCCGCCGTGACCATCATCCTGGCGCTGGGGGTCTCGCGCATGGCCGGGCGCAAGGCGATCATCCGCAGGCTTCCCGCCGTGGAGACCCTGGGCGGGACCACGGTAATCTGTTCGGACAAGACCGGCACCCTGACCGAGAACCAGATGACGGTGCAGGAGATTTTCGCCGGGGGCGCGTCCTACGCGGTTTCCGGTCTGGGTTATTCCCCGGAGGGAGAGGTGCAGCCCGTGGCGGACCACGGCCTGCCCGACGAGGCCCTCGTGGGATGCCTTCGCGCCGGGGCGTTGTGCAACGATTCCAGGATTCGCCTCCGGGACGGACGGCATCAGGTGGAGGGCGATCCCACCGAGGGAGCCCTGCTGGTGTCGGCCGGGAAATACGGGCTGGACACCGCGCGCGAACAGCGGGAGTACGGGCGGGTGGATGTGCTGCCCTTTGATTCGAAGTGGCGGTACATGGCCACCTTGCACGATCTGCCCGGCGGTAAGGGGCGCGTGGCCTGTCTCAAGGGCGCGGTGGAAAGGGTTCTGGACTGCTGCAAGTCGGCCATGCTTCCCTCGGGCGACGTTGTGGAGCTGGACGCCGAGGCAGTGATCGAGGCCCAGCACGCCATGGCCGCCAAGGGACTGCGTGTTCTGGCCTTTGCCTATAAGGTCCTGCCCGAAGACGCCTGGCTCGAACGTTCCGAATCGTGCATGGGCATGGTCTTTCTCGGGTTGCAGGGCATGATCGACCCGCCCCGGGAAGAGGCCAAGGCCGCCATTGCCGCCTGTCTGAGCGCCGGGGTGAAGGTCAAGATGATTACCGGCGACCATGCGCGGACCGCCGAGGCCATCGGGATGCGGCTCGGCCTGCGGGGCGGGGACTGCGCGACCGGCCTGGACTGCCCGGTCATGACCGGACGCGAGATAGCGGAGTTGAGCGACGCGGAGTTGACCGAACAGGTCTCCGGCATTCCGGTCTTCGCCAGGGTCTCCCCTGAACAGAAGCTCCGGCTGGTCATGGCCCTTCAGAGGAACGGCGAGGTCTGCGCCATGACCGGCGACGGGGTCAACGACGCCCCGGCCCTGAAGCAGGCGGACATCGGCGTGGCCATGGGCATCACCGGGACCGAGGTGGCCAAGGAGGCCGCCGACATGGTTCTGACCGACGACAATTTCGCCACCATCGCGGCCGCAGTGGAGGAAGGGCGCGGCGTGTTCTCCAACCTGGTCAAGTTCATCGCCTGGACCCTGCCCACCAACGCGGGGGAGGGGCTGGTCATCCTGGCCGCCGTCCTGTTTGGCGCGGCCTTGCCCATCCTGCCGGTGCAGATATTATGGATCAACATGACCACGGCCGGTTGCCTGGGGCTGATGCTCGCCTTCGAGCCCATGGAGCCGGGGATAATGGACCGTCCGCCCAGACGTCCTGAACGGCCCATACTTGACGGGGCCATCCTGCGCCGCATCGGCATCGTCAGCCTGCTACTGCTGGTCTGCGCCTTTGGCCTGTTCAAGTGGGAGCTTGCGTTCGGTGCGTCCATGGAGGCGGCGCGCACCGTGGCGGTGAACGTTTTCGTCATGGTCGAGGCCTTCTACCTCCTCAACGCCCGGTCCTTCACGCGATCGCCCTTTGCCCTGGGCCTGACCACCAACAAATGGGTCCTTGGCGGCTTCGGGATCATGGTGGCCTTGCAGCTCTTCTACACCTACGCCCCGGTCATGCACGGGCTTTTTTCCAGCGCGCCTCTTGGGCCCTGGCAGTGGGGCAGGGTTGTCGGCTGCGGCGTGGCCGCCTACCTCGTCGTGGAGCTGGACAAGAAGCTTTCGCCCTCGGACCTCTGA
- a CDS encoding methyl-accepting chemotaxis protein translates to MFKNMNLGLKLGLGFGCLILIAAVLGGIAIYNMMVVSEESRQLAEEFVPEVDIANDLEREVLLAMYAVRGYSLSESEAFWAEGRKHLGQTEEELRRAKAHADKYPRLVKLKKDVETASEGVAVYDGLVNETRRFIVDMTENRTAMDGAAAVFMKNCTDFLDSQHVALRRELDAGALATTIAERVRKIDMVNDIIHLCNNVRIKNFKSQATRNPEIMRDAMDDFTHMREKYDAIQAVTRQPDNLRQLENIRASGDAYAEAMKRFMTNFEALGDLNAQRNDAGQAVLAAAQNTATAGVDATQNMANVAVASLGTASTVMAVGLALAFLIGIVLAWVLTRMITRPVLQGVDFAKRMSEGDFTSTLNIDRHDEIGVLAQALNNMVSRLQSVVADVDAATHNVAGGSAELSASSQSLSQGATEQAASIEEVSSSMEQMASNISQNAENARETEALATKAATDARVSGEAVGQTVDAMKEIAEKISIIEEIARQTNLLALNAAIEAARAGEHGKGFAVVAAEVRKLAERSGSAASEISELSSTSVEVAEKAGKMLGHLVPDIERTASLVQEITAASNEQNAGATQINQAISQLDTVIQQNASASEEMASTSEELSSQSQQLQDTMSFFNVGNSGGDRRKRVQVRAAPAAALPEAGNPESAGTESGMNLDMGDEGDADFERF, encoded by the coding sequence ATGTTCAAGAATATGAATCTTGGCCTGAAGCTCGGATTGGGCTTTGGATGTCTGATACTCATAGCGGCCGTGCTCGGCGGCATTGCCATCTACAACATGATGGTCGTAAGTGAGGAGTCGCGGCAACTTGCCGAGGAATTCGTCCCGGAGGTGGACATCGCAAACGACCTGGAGCGTGAGGTGCTGCTCGCCATGTACGCGGTCCGGGGCTACTCGCTGAGCGAATCCGAAGCCTTCTGGGCCGAGGGGCGCAAGCATCTGGGGCAGACCGAAGAGGAGTTGCGCAGGGCCAAGGCGCACGCCGACAAGTATCCCAGGCTGGTCAAACTCAAGAAGGATGTGGAGACCGCGAGCGAGGGTGTCGCCGTCTACGACGGGCTTGTGAACGAGACCCGTCGGTTCATCGTGGACATGACCGAGAATCGGACGGCCATGGACGGCGCGGCGGCAGTGTTCATGAAGAACTGCACGGATTTTCTGGATTCGCAGCATGTCGCCCTTCGCCGGGAGCTTGATGCCGGCGCGCTTGCCACCACCATTGCGGAGCGGGTGCGCAAGATCGACATGGTCAACGACATCATTCATTTGTGCAACAACGTCCGTATCAAGAATTTCAAGTCCCAGGCCACCAGGAACCCCGAGATCATGCGGGATGCGATGGATGATTTCACGCACATGCGGGAGAAATACGACGCGATTCAGGCCGTCACCCGGCAGCCCGACAACCTCAGGCAATTGGAGAACATCCGCGCCTCGGGCGACGCCTACGCCGAGGCAATGAAACGGTTCATGACCAATTTCGAGGCGTTGGGCGATTTGAATGCCCAGCGCAACGACGCAGGGCAGGCCGTTCTCGCGGCGGCCCAGAATACCGCCACCGCCGGCGTTGACGCCACCCAGAACATGGCCAACGTGGCCGTGGCCTCGCTGGGGACCGCCTCCACTGTCATGGCGGTTGGGCTGGCCCTGGCTTTTCTCATCGGCATTGTCCTGGCTTGGGTGCTTACGCGCATGATTACCCGGCCGGTCCTGCAGGGCGTGGATTTCGCCAAGCGCATGAGCGAGGGCGATTTCACCAGTACCCTGAACATCGACCGCCACGACGAGATCGGCGTTCTGGCCCAGGCCCTGAACAACATGGTCTCCCGGCTCCAGTCCGTGGTGGCCGACGTGGACGCCGCCACCCACAACGTGGCCGGCGGCAGCGCCGAGCTGTCGGCTTCTTCCCAGTCCCTGTCCCAGGGAGCCACGGAGCAGGCCGCGTCCATCGAGGAGGTCTCCTCGTCCATGGAGCAGATGGCCTCCAATATCAGCCAAAACGCCGAGAACGCCCGCGAAACCGAGGCTCTGGCCACCAAGGCGGCCACGGACGCCCGGGTCAGCGGCGAGGCAGTTGGCCAGACCGTGGACGCCATGAAGGAAATCGCCGAGAAAATCTCTATCATCGAGGAGATCGCCCGTCAGACCAACCTTCTGGCCCTGAACGCCGCGATCGAGGCGGCCCGGGCCGGTGAACACGGCAAGGGCTTTGCCGTGGTCGCCGCCGAGGTGCGGAAGCTGGCCGAACGTTCGGGCTCCGCCGCGTCCGAGATCAGCGAGCTTTCCTCCACCAGCGTGGAGGTGGCGGAAAAGGCGGGCAAGATGCTCGGCCATTTGGTGCCGGATATCGAGCGGACCGCCTCCCTGGTTCAGGAGATCACCGCGGCCAGCAACGAGCAGAACGCAGGCGCGACCCAGATCAACCAGGCCATCAGCCAGCTCGACACGGTCATCCAGCAAAACGCGTCGGCCTCAGAGGAGATGGCCTCCACCAGCGAGGAACTGTCCAGCCAGAGCCAGCAGCTTCAGGACACCATGTCGTTCTTCAACGTGGGCAACTCGGGCGGGGACAGGCGCAAGCGCGTTCAGGTGCGGGCTGCGCCCGCTGCCGCGTTGCCCGAAGCGGGCAACCCCGAGTCCGCCGGAACCGAGAGCGGGATGAACCTGGACATGGGCGATGAGGGAGACGCCGACTTCGAGCGGTTCTAG
- a CDS encoding (Fe-S)-binding protein, with the protein MTQPNVTLFIQCLVDSLLPETGDAMVSVLERLGVRMHYPPDQTCCGQPAFNSGYRNEAAKTARRFLDIFENSEAIVCPSGSCVHMVRHHYLELFRDDPVLLDRACRVGAKTFEFTEYLVDVLGVTDPGTQLGSRYDGTVTYHDSCHLSRGLGIRRQPRLLLENVPGLTLVEMDDSDRCCGFGGTFSVKYPEISTALADDKVQTILATGAGAVVGCDVSCLMNIKGRLSRLGSHVRALHIAEILAGEGK; encoded by the coding sequence ATGACCCAACCAAATGTGACCCTCTTCATCCAGTGTCTGGTGGATTCCCTGTTGCCCGAGACCGGGGACGCCATGGTCAGCGTATTGGAACGGCTCGGCGTGCGTATGCACTATCCCCCGGACCAGACCTGCTGCGGCCAGCCCGCCTTCAATTCCGGATATCGCAACGAGGCGGCTAAAACCGCCCGCCGGTTCCTCGACATTTTTGAAAACAGTGAAGCCATCGTATGCCCCTCCGGCTCCTGCGTACACATGGTCCGCCATCACTATCTGGAGCTGTTTCGGGATGACCCCGTTCTGTTGGACCGGGCTTGCCGGGTCGGGGCCAAGACCTTCGAGTTCACCGAGTATCTGGTGGACGTCCTCGGCGTGACCGATCCCGGAACCCAGCTCGGGTCCCGCTACGATGGGACCGTGACCTACCATGACTCCTGCCACCTCTCGCGGGGGCTGGGCATTCGCAGGCAGCCCCGCCTGCTCCTGGAAAACGTCCCCGGCCTGACCCTCGTGGAGATGGACGATTCCGACCGCTGTTGCGGCTTCGGTGGAACGTTTTCAGTGAAATACCCAGAAATTTCCACAGCCCTGGCGGACGACAAGGTTCAGACCATTCTCGCCACCGGCGCCGGTGCGGTTGTCGGTTGCGACGTGAGCTGTCTCATGAACATCAAAGGCCGCCTGTCGCGCCTGGGTTCGCATGTCCGTGCCCTGCACATCGCCGAGATCCTGGCCGGGGAGGGAAAATAG
- a CDS encoding LutB/LldF family L-lactate oxidation iron-sulfur protein — MQQNSDKTYSELSRDAIGDEDLHAAIRMVQNGMGKGAQAMWRDEITPEHRRLAKEARLRTLNNLDAVLATLAEKIRARGGHVYFAATAEDARNYCLEVARKNNVRLAVKGKSMTSAEIGMDPLLEENGVEVVETDLGEYIIQLAGEAPSHIIAPCIHMNRKRIGKLFQEKLGIPYSEDPPTLTRAARKALREKLLGADMGISGCNIACAETGHVCLVSNEGNIRMCTTMPKVHVALMGMERVTATLAEHDMLLRLLTRGASAQKVSTYVSFMGGPRQPGETDGPEEFHLVIIDNGRMKMLADPRFREVLSCIRCGGCLNICPVYGRIGGHAYNGTYCGPIGAVLMPLLEGVNKHADLCRGESLCGACKDICPVHNDLPRMLSELRYMLAYGDEKWGVEPVDGAEACAFKAWGAAMSSRTAYDLLVKAGRIVQVPFVKNGVLGKGVGPLAKWTASRDFPPIAKKTFAERWKTDHAKRLNGADNE; from the coding sequence ATGCAGCAAAACAGCGACAAGACCTATTCCGAGCTGTCCCGGGACGCCATCGGCGACGAGGATCTGCACGCGGCCATCCGCATGGTTCAGAACGGTATGGGCAAAGGCGCGCAGGCGATGTGGCGGGACGAAATAACCCCGGAACACCGCCGCCTGGCCAAGGAGGCGCGGCTGCGCACCCTGAACAATCTCGACGCGGTTCTGGCGACCCTGGCCGAAAAGATCCGGGCGCGCGGCGGGCATGTCTATTTCGCGGCCACGGCCGAGGACGCCCGCAACTACTGCCTGGAAGTGGCCCGCAAGAACAACGTCCGGCTTGCGGTCAAAGGCAAGTCCATGACTTCGGCCGAAATAGGCATGGACCCCCTGCTGGAGGAGAACGGCGTGGAGGTGGTGGAAACCGACCTCGGCGAGTACATCATCCAGTTGGCGGGTGAAGCGCCCTCGCACATCATCGCCCCCTGCATCCACATGAACCGGAAGCGGATCGGCAAGCTGTTCCAGGAAAAGCTTGGGATTCCCTACTCCGAGGACCCGCCGACCCTGACCCGGGCCGCACGCAAGGCGTTGCGCGAAAAGCTGCTGGGCGCGGACATGGGCATCAGTGGCTGCAACATCGCCTGTGCCGAGACCGGGCACGTCTGCCTGGTCTCCAACGAGGGCAACATCCGCATGTGCACAACCATGCCGAAGGTCCATGTGGCCCTCATGGGCATGGAGCGGGTCACGGCCACCCTGGCCGAGCACGACATGCTGTTGCGCCTGCTGACCAGGGGCGCGTCGGCCCAGAAGGTCTCCACCTACGTCTCCTTCATGGGCGGCCCCCGCCAGCCCGGCGAGACCGACGGCCCCGAGGAGTTCCATCTGGTCATCATCGACAACGGGCGCATGAAGATGCTCGCCGATCCCCGGTTCCGCGAGGTGCTTTCCTGCATCCGCTGCGGCGGCTGCCTGAACATCTGCCCGGTTTACGGGCGCATCGGCGGCCATGCCTACAACGGAACCTATTGTGGCCCCATCGGCGCGGTCCTCATGCCTCTTCTCGAAGGCGTCAACAAGCACGCCGACCTCTGCCGGGGCGAGTCTTTGTGCGGGGCGTGCAAGGATATTTGCCCGGTGCACAACGACCTGCCGCGGATGCTCTCCGAGTTGCGGTACATGCTCGCTTACGGCGACGAGAAATGGGGCGTCGAGCCCGTGGACGGGGCCGAGGCGTGCGCCTTCAAGGCGTGGGGCGCGGCCATGTCGAGCCGCACCGCCTATGACCTGCTGGTCAAGGCCGGACGCATCGTGCAGGTCCCGTTCGTGAAAAACGGCGTGCTCGGGAAGGGCGTCGGTCCGCTGGCGAAATGGACCGCCTCCCGCGACTTCCCGCCCATCGCCAAAAAGACCTTTGCCGAGCGGTGGAAGACCGACCACGCGAAGCGTCTCAATGGAGCCGACAATGAATAA
- a CDS encoding LutC/YkgG family protein, with product MNNEQQFLDRIRKVLGRDQAPDEATLFSSRPEGELEELLKRADRDRAGRLELLEELRQSAVPLNLNVHTAENLEEAGRRIANLALVSETEWGGDKHILMHDDPVLHGLKLPELLAGDPVAVDVAAFEPGEDELAGKQRLRGIAERAYIGLTGADWCAADCAAIALLTGPGHGRAVSLVPSILISVVTLDRMVADLSEGYAQLEARGELPASVSFISGPSKTADIEGQLVHGAHGPREMHLFVITG from the coding sequence ATGAATAACGAACAGCAATTTCTCGATCGTATCCGCAAGGTCCTGGGCCGGGATCAAGCCCCGGACGAGGCTACGCTTTTCTCCAGCCGTCCCGAGGGAGAGCTGGAGGAGCTTCTCAAGCGCGCCGACCGCGACCGGGCCGGACGGCTGGAGCTTCTCGAAGAGCTCCGGCAGAGCGCCGTTCCCCTGAATCTCAACGTGCACACGGCCGAGAACCTTGAGGAGGCCGGGCGCCGTATCGCGAATCTGGCCCTTGTCTCGGAAACCGAGTGGGGCGGGGACAAGCACATCCTCATGCACGACGATCCCGTGCTGCATGGGCTCAAGCTCCCCGAGCTGCTGGCAGGGGACCCCGTGGCCGTGGATGTGGCCGCCTTCGAACCGGGCGAGGACGAGCTTGCGGGCAAGCAACGGCTGCGCGGCATTGCCGAGCGCGCCTACATCGGCCTTACGGGCGCGGACTGGTGCGCCGCCGATTGCGCCGCCATAGCCCTGTTGACCGGGCCGGGGCACGGCAGGGCCGTTTCCCTGGTGCCGTCCATCCTCATTTCGGTCGTGACCCTCGACCGGATGGTCGCGGATTTGTCCGAGGGATACGCCCAGCTCGAAGCACGCGGGGAGTTGCCCGCTTCCGTCTCCTTCATCTCCGGTCCTTCCAAGACCGCCGATATAGAGGGACAGCTCGTTCACGGCGCGCATGGGCCGCGGGAGATGCATCTGTTCGTGATTACGGGATAG
- a CDS encoding PAS domain-containing sensor histidine kinase yields MDLIIIASIGIQLTAAVLALFLIPETGRRLSWILIAAGLVGMVHRRLHTLYMYWQGKAVLDPAFELIGLLVSIIILLGVLQIRPIFRQLKSANEKLARSEERFRTVADFTYDWEYWRGPDGDFLYMSPSCERITGYPRSAFMKEPDLMVRIVHPEDRPLVKAHLYKEHKPQETDTLDFRILRPDGTQHWLSHRCVPVTNEEGKFLGARASNRIIDQRVEAEQRLRESRRLYRDLVEQSHFIVLEVDTRGKVFFINRYGLEFYGFEEEELIGREAIGPLLPETDEQGLNLRAHFRELLERKSGHAFTEAEVLRRNETRATLSLGTSVIVDEMGQATGVLCIGIDITARKAAEKLKEDVERIVRHDLKSPLMGIIGLPRLMQVDENITDRQREMLQVVEEAGMQMMDLINQSLTLYKLESGTYRHEPQPVDWLAIIMRAVRDTTLHREMDCRVNASLDGQTVRDDMRLDIQGDSTLLYGMTANLLKNAVEASGGQPVRVDVTSGNPCVLEIRNRLPVPDEVRRNFFDKYSTYGKHNGTGLGTYSAKLAAEAHGGTISMDTSNETGTTVRVALPKGEPQA; encoded by the coding sequence ATGGACCTGATAATCATCGCTTCCATCGGGATACAGCTCACGGCCGCCGTGCTGGCCTTGTTCCTCATCCCGGAAACGGGCCGCCGCCTATCATGGATACTGATCGCTGCGGGCCTGGTCGGCATGGTGCATCGACGACTCCACACCCTGTATATGTACTGGCAGGGCAAGGCCGTGCTGGACCCGGCCTTCGAACTCATCGGCCTGCTTGTCTCCATCATCATCTTGCTGGGCGTCCTGCAAATCCGGCCCATCTTCCGACAGCTCAAGTCGGCCAACGAGAAACTCGCCCGGAGCGAGGAACGCTTTCGGACCGTGGCGGACTTCACCTACGACTGGGAATACTGGCGCGGGCCGGATGGCGACTTCCTGTACATGTCCCCGTCATGCGAGCGGATAACCGGATATCCCCGATCGGCGTTCATGAAGGAACCGGACCTCATGGTCAGGATCGTGCATCCTGAAGACCGCCCCCTGGTCAAGGCCCATCTGTACAAGGAACACAAACCGCAGGAGACGGACACCCTGGATTTCCGCATCCTCCGGCCCGACGGCACCCAGCACTGGCTGTCCCACAGGTGCGTTCCGGTTACCAACGAAGAGGGCAAGTTTCTCGGAGCCAGGGCCAGCAACCGAATCATAGACCAACGCGTGGAGGCCGAGCAGCGGCTGCGGGAAAGCCGCAGGCTGTATCGCGACCTGGTGGAGCAATCCCACTTCATCGTCCTGGAAGTGGATACCAGGGGCAAGGTCTTCTTCATCAACCGCTACGGACTGGAATTTTACGGATTCGAAGAAGAAGAACTGATCGGCCGCGAAGCGATCGGACCGCTCCTGCCCGAAACCGACGAGCAGGGACTGAACCTGCGCGCCCACTTCCGGGAACTGCTGGAGAGAAAATCCGGCCACGCCTTCACCGAAGCGGAAGTCCTTCGCCGCAACGAGACCAGAGCCACCCTCTCCCTGGGCACTTCCGTCATCGTCGACGAGATGGGCCAGGCGACCGGCGTGCTCTGCATCGGCATCGATATCACCGCGCGCAAGGCGGCGGAAAAGCTGAAGGAGGATGTTGAGCGCATCGTCCGCCACGATCTCAAGTCGCCGCTCATGGGCATCATAGGACTGCCCCGTCTCATGCAGGTCGACGAGAACATCACCGACCGGCAACGGGAAATGCTCCAGGTGGTGGAAGAGGCGGGAATGCAGATGATGGACCTCATCAACCAATCCCTGACCTTGTACAAACTCGAATCCGGCACCTACCGGCACGAGCCGCAGCCCGTGGACTGGCTGGCCATCATCATGCGCGCCGTCCGGGACACCACCCTGCACCGCGAGATGGACTGCCGGGTGAACGCCTCCCTGGACGGACAGACGGTGCGGGACGACATGCGCCTCGACATACAGGGTGACAGCACCCTGCTGTACGGCATGACCGCCAACCTGCTCAAGAACGCGGTGGAAGCCTCGGGCGGACAGCCGGTGCGGGTGGACGTCACGAGCGGCAACCCGTGCGTGCTGGAAATCCGCAACCGCCTGCCCGTTCCCGACGAAGTGCGGCGCAACTTCTTCGACAAGTACTCCACCTACGGAAAGCACAATGGCACCGGGCTCGGCACCTACAGCGCAAAGCTAGCCGCCGAAGCGCATGGAGGCACCATTTCCATGGACACCTCCAATGAAACCGGCACCACTGTGAGGGTCGCCCTGCCGAAAGGCGAACCCCAAGCGTAG
- a CDS encoding Hsp20/alpha crystallin family protein, producing the protein MAITKLNPWNWFKREHEQTLPVRRNEPGESVPATPLDQFHAEFDRMVESMFSGFGLSNPAFRSGAMPSRMGDVAIRPKVDVYGTDKEYVIQADLPGVDEKDLSVEIEGDVLILSAEKHSEEKVEDKGYYRVERASGAFRRVLNLPEDVDRDKIAAKLEKGVLCVTMPRTGAAKSSSRKIDVKSSTPD; encoded by the coding sequence ATGGCTATCACCAAGCTGAACCCCTGGAATTGGTTCAAGAGGGAACACGAGCAGACTCTTCCGGTCCGTCGCAACGAACCGGGGGAAAGCGTACCCGCCACACCGCTTGACCAGTTCCACGCAGAATTCGACCGCATGGTCGAGTCCATGTTTTCCGGTTTCGGACTCTCCAACCCCGCTTTCCGCTCCGGCGCGATGCCGTCCCGTATGGGGGACGTCGCCATCAGGCCTAAAGTGGACGTCTACGGCACGGACAAGGAATACGTCATCCAGGCCGATCTTCCGGGCGTCGACGAAAAGGACCTGTCCGTGGAGATCGAGGGCGACGTCCTGATCCTATCCGCCGAGAAGCACAGCGAAGAAAAGGTCGAGGACAAGGGGTACTACCGCGTGGAGCGCGCCTCGGGCGCCTTCCGCAGAGTGCTCAACCTGCCCGAGGACGTCGACCGCGACAAGATCGCCGCCAAGCTGGAGAAGGGCGTTCTCTGCGTCACCATGCCCAGGACCGGCGCGGCGAAAAGCTCGTCACGCAAGATCGACGTCAAAAGTTCGACCCCGGACTGA
- the phnN gene encoding phosphonate metabolism protein/1,5-bisphosphokinase (PRPP-forming) PhnN: MTRGNLIYVIGPSGCGKDSIMLYARKHCPGSEAAFAHRYITRPADAGGENHVALLPDEYRARQDLGLFALSWDSHGNRYGVGIEIDAWMEAGLNVVVNGSRAYLPEAVRRYPDLIPVLVSVETDILRQRLILRGRESALEIEGRLERAGNYTVSHPALRRIDNSGELSDAGRALLELARKKPARMRRAV, from the coding sequence ATGACCCGAGGCAATCTGATCTACGTCATCGGTCCTTCCGGCTGCGGCAAGGACTCCATCATGCTCTACGCCCGCAAGCACTGCCCCGGCAGCGAGGCGGCCTTTGCCCATCGCTACATCACCCGCCCGGCCGACGCCGGAGGCGAAAACCACGTGGCCCTGCTGCCCGACGAATACCGCGCCCGACAGGACCTCGGCCTCTTCGCCCTGAGCTGGGACAGCCACGGCAACCGCTACGGCGTGGGTATCGAGATCGACGCCTGGATGGAGGCGGGGCTCAACGTGGTGGTCAACGGCTCCAGGGCCTACCTGCCCGAGGCCGTGCGCCGCTATCCCGATCTGATTCCGGTCCTCGTCTCCGTTGAAACGGACATCCTTCGCCAGCGCCTCATCCTGCGCGGCCGCGAATCCGCCCTGGAGATCGAGGGACGTCTGGAACGGGCCGGGAACTACACCGTCAGTCACCCGGCGCTCAGGCGCATCGACAACAGCGGAGAACTGTCCGACGCCGGACGCGCGCTGCTGGAGCTGGCCCGGAAAAAGCCGGCCCGTATGCGCAGGGCGGTTTAG